One window of Scheffersomyces stipitis CBS 6054 chromosome 1, whole genome shotgun sequence genomic DNA carries:
- a CDS encoding ubiquitin-protein ligase E3 component N-recognin-1 (N-end-recognizing protein), with protein MSVDELKQFLVGLPAALDYIVPSGVNHNVFRALYYCATNKGQCLSTILPSVPLPEIEKIQLQGLNFAFSLSDENKLFYRNSRRSASNASHYSHPRGKVCARSFRSKEPVYRCEECGFDNTCVLCFHCFNKDDHKGHNVTMYISEGNSGGVCDCGDPEAFVKELNCKCQMSQNNNDDNPMDLSAMESSLRETITVCLDYILDVLNYSVHALPFIHDNINKEGSKLTSAMLSDYSSLPKKAYGNAEDINSNDLWYLILWNDERHDFPQAQEAIILASGVSEEKAHKIATQINESGRGILREAKDPRNLVKSQKLAETEGLVATIISARDYMRDVIVGSILAWLADLSQFANNPTFSDMTRTILSDLLLAKGHQFAKPMPVSFFDTFSVNVERKAFENGLLLDNGEIVNGGLTKVKDDFEITHMERASHFVLEHKSSLDHGNIANSRFQYLLLFQIRMSKPMRELLPSVIIPPLIAELHKKVVCSQQFIEIYPSLITTLALSDREEDLNILSDISSQLFTCPKTVKSILRSGQVGNVIGPVSQLIEEHHSKWNFRTGYPNFIYIEDSSPERKFKSITKAVKWGIHDIGHLADKELASDSLYVFYERDTLVMLLLFLRNFQGYWPIKRKKGDHVEHEVFDFMVHLEYSIPVLNIAKSVATRSVDIALVNKAIALIVAFLELRKFDVNRDPNFRVSNDMVSFVNPINSFLSYMIQYQQPEFPRYIGEDRFWRISEISLRSIVLGSQVKVGLWIRNGNSVSRQASLYFDAILSDLTYLRDLHLNQVNLMTGDPTWALYNLLGAWELLDWYYGNDTHSTTVYQDRFNTISEKFIVFLYNMITDRSAFSRTSPEERRLANAGKAIAYALCDEPKSYSFLKSSIDSDISELPEFDDVLLEYTDYQAPSGLVDAGLYRLKPEIFEKLDPLSIFLDPSKFQVVTESLVKSIAKGKGVKEESVVLEPVFTETDIPFVKRDIGKFAKTKDFAKLIYKYLQVALDTSDETYLPQLLHLIHAILKDDENLNGPNYLNENFINIPIADLLLTIVESTMSKYVVNKADFLVDQFVVKDSRIIDNLIDCFGEEFMTSYKRKKTSLFETEAGKKKRLAEERKNKVMKKFAKRREKFLDKNKEFGQDSHIGTNDGSHGEHVSLRTCVLCGEEESSHSIFGILASVTDAATLWKIPVDDLHTDLAFRSWDSQSTMKAGQIYGKGYSGFSEDDSAFSKSRVMAQVFSTCGHGMHYDCYIRDSPGSQHYACPLCHNLQDIFVPTFLPPADGGGFSQAEIVRSELYSKYNKITSSVGLYKSKKIIESFVSDKYYGDKNFDVYGKILSEQLFHHTSDTRYLVGINNNEKFFNHIMKVNVLIADTIRMNEIASRLSGEKSLSNFLGQISGSVKTLIKTLIQCRAVMYECRSNSHLLGTSYDLQFEVNSFWNSDNLLDGIFNEVVTLFFQTDESITTLARLGLTKLVTIATFALIKRLNDPIHGENFKSYLISTPLELNSQTSDALVILLGNVVLDSGSDIDSNNKQLLVSIYCSLERLLLPYLRQMVILVDLLTSKNFGENTHESLPEFNNLESEVLKQTRIDSADALCHVLNLPTLDQIVASIAFEGNDLDYNVFDVVLSAKIPKYINSGILTLQYPAVVKLIELPEDYTSCITETYSDKRGYDRIICLSCGDLLKSTRFAFHMSECCSHTNVFFLPRLNVLRICTHIGHNRISIEIPAPYLTAHGEVKKKRVNGKATLNTYRYQYLNKLWLDQGLYGFVTRNLFGTRQSLDDLNIDVGRNDDAEDFYDDSDQLDDEVFGEVNSFIW; from the coding sequence ATGTCTGTTGATGAGCTCAAGCAGTTCCTCGTCGGACTTCCCGCGGCGTTGGACTACATCGTGCCTCTGGGAGTGAACCATAACGTCTTCAGAGCTCTCTACTACTGTGCCACCAATAAAGGACAATGTCTTTCCACCATTTTGCCGTCTGTGCCTCTCCCGGAGATCGAAAAGATCCAGCTTCAAGGTCTAAACTTTGCCTTTCTGCTCAGCGATGAAAACAAACTCTTCTATCGTAACTCCAGACGCCTGGCTTCTAATGCCTCTCATTACTCCCATCCTCGGGGCAAAGTCTGTGCCCGTCTGTTTCGAAGCAAGGAACCTGTCTATCGTTGCGAGGAGTGTGGTTTCGATAACACTTGTGTGCTTTGCTTCCATTGCTTCAACAAGGATGACCACAAGGGCCATAACGTGACCATGTACATTCTGGAAGGCAACAGTGGAGGTGTCTGCGATTGCGGAGATCCAGAAGCTTTCGTCAAAGAGCTCAATTGTAAGTGCCAAATGCTGCAAAATAACAATGATGACAACCCGATGGATCTTCTGGCCATGGAGTCGTCGCTTAGGGAAACGATTACCGTCTGTCTCGACTATATCCTAGACGTCTTGAACTACTCTGTCCATGCTTTACCATTTATCCacgacaacatcaacaaggaGGGCTCTAAACTTACCCTGGCAATGCTCTCAGACTACTCGAGCCTCCCCAAAAAAGCCTATGGTAATGCAGAGGACATTAATTCCAACGACTTGTGGTACTTGATTCTTTGGAACGATGAAAGACACGATTTTCCCCAGGCTCAGGAAGCTATTATATTAGCTTCAGGTGTTTCTGAGGAAAAAGCCCATAAGATTGCAACTCAGATCAACGAATCTGGAAGAGGAATCTTAAGAGAAGCAAAAGATCCACGCAATCTAGTAAAAAGCCAGAAGCTAGCAGAAACAGAGGGTCTTGTGGCTACCATTATCTCGGCTAGAGATTACATGAGAGACGTAATTGTAGGGCTGATCTTGGCATGGTTGGCCGACTTGTCGCAATTTGCCAACAACCCCACCTTCAGTGATATGACCAGAACCATTTTGTCGGATTTGCTCCTTGCCAAAGGGCATCAGTTTGCTAAGCCAATGCCAGTGAGTTTTTTCGATACTTTTTCCGTAAatgtagaaagaaaagcATTTGAAAACGGACTTTTACTCGACAATGGTGAGATTGTAAATGGAGGATTGACAAAGGTCAAAGATGACTTCGAAATCACCCATATGGAAAGAGCGTCCCATTTTGTACTAGAGCATAAGAGTAGCCTTGACCATGGCAATATAGCCAATTCACGGTTTCAGTACTTACTTCTATTTCAGATCAGAATGTCGAAACCAATGCGTGAATTGCTACCCTCTGTTATCATTCCACCTTTAATTGCCGAATTACACAAGAAAGTAGTCTGTTCTCAACAGTTTATTGAGATATACCCTTCCCTAATCACTACGCTAGCTCTTTCAGACAGAGAGGAAGACTTAAACATTCTTCTGGACATCTCGTCACAGCTATTCACATGTCCCAAAACAGTAAAATCAATCCTCAGAAGCGGTCAAGTAGGTAATGTAATTGGCCCTGTACTGCAGTTGATAGAAGAACACCATTCCAAGTGGAATTTCCGCACGGGTTACCCCAATTTCATAtacattgaagattccAGTCCAGAACGGAAGTTCAAGTCCATAACTAAAGCAGTGAAGTGGGGTATCCACGACATTGGTCATCTTGCCGATAAAGAACTAGCTTCTGACAGCTTGTATGTGTTCTACGAGAGGGATACCTTGGTGATGTTGCTTTTATTCTTGCGAAACTTCCAGGGATACTGGCCcatcaaaagaaaaaaggGAGACCATGTTGAGCATGAAGTGTTTGATTTTATGGTCCATTTAGAATATTCCATCCCCGTTCTTAATATAGCGAAATCTGTAGCAACTAGATCTGTCGATATTGCTCTCGTTAACAAAGCGATTGCACTTATTGTTGCCTTTTTGGAGTTGAGAAAATTTGATGTGAATCGCGATCCAAATTTCCGGGTAAGCAATGACATGGTTTCGTTTGTAAACCCCATCAACTCGTTCTTATCATATATGATCCAGTATCAACAGCCTGAGTTTCCGAGATACATTGGCGAGGATAGATTTTGGCGGATCTCAGAGATTTCCTTACGAAGTATTGTCTTAGGGTCGCAAGTCAAAGTTGGTCTTTGGATCAGAAACGGAAACTCAGTTTCTAGACAGGCTTCGTTGTATTTCGATGCTATTTTGAGCGACCTAACTTATCTCAGAGATTTACATTTGAACCAGGTCAACTTGATGACCGGGGACCCAACTTGGGCTTTGTACAATTTACTTGGCGCATGGGAACTCCTTGATTGGTACTATGGCAATGACACACATTCTACTACAGTGTACCAAGACAGATTCAACACTATTTCGGAAAAGTTCATCGTTTTTCTCTACAACATGATTACCGACCGGAGTGCTTTTTCACGCACCAGCCCTGAAGAGAGACGACTCGCCAACGCAGGAAAGGCCATAGCTTATGCTCTTTGTGACGAACCCAAATCGTACTCGTTCCTCAAGAGCTCTATAGATTCTGATATCTCAGAGTTGCCTGAATTCGATGACGTCTTGTTAGAGTATACTGACTACCAAGCTCCATCAGGTTTGGTTGATGCAGGCCTTTACCGGTTGAAGCCTGAAATCTTCGAAAAACTCGATCCGTTGAGCATTTTCTTGGATCCCAGTAAGTTCCAGGTAGTGACTGAGTCTTTGGTAAAGAGTATTGCTAAAGGCAAAGGagtcaaagaagaatcgGTGGTCTTGGAGCCAGTATTTACAGAAACTGATATTCCTTTTGTTAAAAGAGATATTGGCAAGTTTGCAAAGACGAAAGATTTTGCCAAATTGATCTACAAGTACTTACAAGTAGCTTTGGATACATCTGATGAAACTTATCTTCcgcaacttcttcatttgaTCCATGCTATTTTGAAGGATGACGAAAACTTAAATGGACCTAACTATTTGAATGAGAATTTTATCAATATTCCCATCGCTGATCTCCTCCTTACAATTGTGGAATCAACAATGTCTAAGTATGTGGTCAACAAGGCTGATTTCTTGGTCGATCAGTTTGTTGTCAAGGATCTGAGAATAATTGATAATCTTATTGATTGCTTTGGGGAAGAATTCATGACGTCGTATAAACGTAAGAAGACGAGTTTATTTGAGACAGAGGCGGGGAAGAAGAAGCGTTTagctgaagaaagaaagaataaggtaatgaagaagtttgccaagagaagagaaaagttcctagacaagaacaaggaatttGGACAAGATAGTCATATAGGAACTAATGATGGTTCCCATGGCGAACATGTTTCACTTAGAACATGTGTTCTatgtggagaagaagaatcttctcATCTGAtctttggaattcttgCCAGTGTTACCGATGCAGCAACGTTGTGGAAAATTCCCGTTGATGATCTTCACACAGACTTGGCATTCAGATCATGGGACTCACAGAGCACGATGAAAGCTGGTCAGATTTACGGGAAGGGATATAGTGGcttttcagaagatgacTCCGCATTTTCAAAAAGTAGGGTTATGGCTCAAGTATTCTCTACCTGTGGCCATGGAATGCACTATGATTGTTATATTAGAGATAGTCCTGGTTCACAACACTATGCTTGTCCACTATGTCACAATTTGCAAGACATATTTGTTCCTACCTTCCTTCCTCCAGCCGATGGAGGAGGATTTTCTCAAGCAGAAATCGTCAGGCTGGAGTTGTACTCGaaatacaacaagatcacGAGCTCCGTTGGCTTGTAtaaactgaagaagataattGAATCTTTTGTTAGTGACAAGTACTACGGAGATAAAAATTTCGATGTATACGGAAAAATCTTATCTGAGCAGTTGTTCCATCATACTAGCGATACTCGGTATTTGGTTGGcatcaacaataacgaGAAATTCTTCAACCATATCATGAAAGTGAACGTTTTGATAGCCGACACAATCAGAATGAATGAGATTGCGAGTCGTTTGAGTGGAGAGAAGAGCTTGTCTAACTTCTTGGGCCAGATTTCTGGTTCAGTGAAGACATTAATTAAGACTTTGATACAGTGTCGTGCCGTCATGTATGAATGCAGAAGCAATTCTCATCTCTTGGGTACATCCTACGATCTCCAATTTGAAGTTAactccttctggaattCTGACAACCTACTTGATGGAATCTTCAACGAAGTAGTAACGCTCTTCTTTCAGACAGACGAGTCCATAACTACCTTGGCAAGACTAGGATTGACCAAGTTGGTGACAATTGCTACATTCGCTTTGATTAAAAGACTAAATGATCCCATTCATggtgaaaatttcaaaagctACCTCATAAGTACACCACTAGAATTAAATCTGCAGACAAGCGATGCATTGgttattcttcttggaaatgtAGTGTTGGATCTGGGTTCTGACATTGACTCAAACAATAAACAGTTGCTCGTATCCATCTATTGCAGTCTTGAAAGATTGCTCTTGCCATATCTCAGGCAGATGGTGATCTTGGTAGACTTACTTACGTCTAAGAATTTTGGTGAAAACACTCACGAGAGCTTGCCTGAATTTAATAATTTGGAAAGTGAAGTATTGAAGCAAACGCGTATTGACTCAGCTGATGCACTTTGCCACGTATTGAATTTGCCCACTTTGGACCAAATTGTAGCCAGTATTGCTTTTGAAGGAAACGACCTTGACTACAACgtttttgatgttgttttAAGTGCAAAGATTCCCAAATATATCAACTCCGGAATCCTCACTCTCCAGTATCCTGCTGTAGTGAAGTTGATCGAATTGCCCGAAGACTATACATCGTGTATTACGGAGACTTATTCAGATAAACGTGGCTACGATAGAATCATCTGTTTGTCTTGTGGTGACTTACTCAAGAGCACCAGGTTTGCATTTCATATGTCTGAATGCTGTAGCCATACCaatgtcttctttcttcccAGATTGAACGTGCTTAGAATTTGTACTCATATCGGGCACAATCGCATCAGCATTGAAATTCCTGCTCCCTACTTGACAGCCCATGGtgaagtcaagaagaagagagtcAACGGTAAGGCTACGTTGAATACCTACAGGTACCagtacttgaacaagttgtgGCTCGACCAAGGGTTATATGGATTTGTTACTAGAAACCTATTTGGAACCAGACAGTCATTGGATGACTTGAACATCGACGTTGGAAGGAACGATGACGCAGAAGACTTCTACGATGACAGTGACCAATTAGATGATGAGGTATTTGGAGAAGTAAATAGCTTCATCTGGTAA
- a CDS encoding ubiquitin-protein ligase, whose protein sequence is MATSSSTEELKRFLLHLPSDSNYVFSQDIRTQIRRACFLAISNNGQHLNRLFPNAFSNRNDPNSESEALYSSQHMIDVVESEYNWLFANYYKISLKNRDPKHDTHNHHAFHANSPCARIFRKGEPIYRCLTCGFDDTCALCSHCYQPEYHQGHKVHITICQRENGGVCDCGDPEAWVKEYICPYAAHDDESIIVRNEKMPVDLESSFLQTIETLLDYVIDVMSQSDQQFEDPVEATEAKVELNAINSTLDPSKYDCSTDNFTDANNERFFLMVYNDQIRHYRDAVQRIHLASRKVKQFAVMVTEKVQNYGKAKVISSKNIKLLLERQKILSATGLSTCIRSHRDVFREDMCDEILIWINDLTESEMFKMNNSAKNLFCRAFCEKWKSGLLVATHGDNSNHQYRVGALDACSKIPKLPSSNTDRKTQLHWFFQPSKWNLPEDICRECDYNLTEEDYEPHTSHLGSRLQYLIYLDVRFWKSIRIYLHDMYSTSLITNLWYKHIISCQYVDIYPTIADMFLTMDREPELNVMCTLSTQLFTCPSNSTSIVQHGDVSRIFASIYGFLTIEEIRSPECVEVTQEISMKSLKNRIWGQIFFDIGYILSRSRDSKYILTSNIIPMACDILALFQGRPVMKREKKNHVEYESPDYTAFFHAISVIYQFGEYIAHSLSNLGDIDPELRTSLSKNAIKYVISFLLKLENNDYPGLIDEYVDINLSIDKKISKEPIGGNIIQYYRIDEEKVSFLHPIHSFLSWLIELSDFKSPSEIVEVLNSSTDFYSITSSVDIPNHLTSIFDYPIRTIVLMSQIKSGFWVRNGFSVRSQLQLYRNTGLRESGYMRDLFLTQVFINSNSPNLVCFLLFSRWLLMDGWLIDSRTVRNEVTDLDLQVSADSSALCYDSKTLPYMLEECMNFFIHVLTEDLYLRGLKDEVMIQTRIKKEIVHNLCFGPMSYTKLCSQIPDHILSEKRFDLILAEMTTFTAPNGATDIGVYHLKDEFYDQINPYYFNYTTNTKDDAIKFVKERIHKTTRKPITEIVIDPKLRDPGELGIYRYIGNFSASAYFSDFLIRTLSYISKEGIEEVESLLETALHLIHICAFENTIDISQYGTFYDRFVNISDAYGTSIAVLLYEILANDQFKNHHSKIRCILKVFEDKYQNLGKILSDQIVDYNPLVIEFHTKMDNDENEFEKKRRMAKERQAKLMAKFKKQQSSFLKKNNMERNYCSDIEMEDYEDEHGWRFPEPHCLLCQNAAEDAGPFGIITYISKSSEFRTIPFNDKFWVLKAFSDNASSDVNENAGDPVIEEVKSEKWHRFMGKIKESNVIGPGFSHNDHVESKLVSSSCGHGMHFQCYMNYLNSNKSRSNQITRNSPENVERKEFLCPLCKAINNMFIPILWTSNKRSLSQFLKPLSLPNPFDHIDPKIVHNQDWYKEFTFISDKDIEDMSILTKASTDIISSSSNNDFTGSQHSFRVLLSNMFQILSLLTFPQVFKADTVFVLSNTIKSIEISLRGTSARGESIIYQLSNNALINLRTLNEFRNTCVLMKIKSWIHTPNPKGDAYAKMLANIFSLSNGSINSSILEADFFESLVNILPLPSSGFSFNAILNTCFTGHLIQCLHILTREIASHDFYKSQDYSVLDIPVIADVDINKSKVALLAFHKLKLSEDFHGDDASIENDEKFGQVIYSMLVKASTSFLRRAAIFAYVQCANVEKLDVSSVEDLRVEADRLCSFLNIKTIGEYLELFILPNKSYEGCVFQGFVDYARNLNKPGFENSETRKGLEYPGMIRLTELPERLDHFFTRYYYSDKYNNPHMTIEDPAICLFCGAVVDAQKPAIGCKEGQCTTHYLKECAHDVGIFLLPKERSMLLLHKNGGTFYNAPFLDQHGELAGESKKAKTLHLMKARYDEFIKNVWLSHNIQNIIARNLERVLDAGGWDTL, encoded by the coding sequence ATGGCCACGTCCTCGAGCACCGAGGAGCTCAAGCGATTCTTGCTTCATCTACCCTCTGACTCTAACTATGTCTTTTCTCAAGATATTCGTACCCAGATCAGACGGGCCTGCTTTCTTGCCATCTCCAACAATGGGCAACATCTAAACCGCCTCTTTCCCAACGCCTTCTCAAACAGAAACGATCCAAATAGCGAATCGGAAGCGTTATATTCACTGCAACACATGATCGATGTCGTCGAATCAGAATACAACTGGCTCTTTGCCAACTACTACAAAATCTCTCTCAAAAATAGAGATCCCAAACACGACACTCATAACCACCACGCCTTCCATGCCAACCTGCCCTGTGCCCGTATCTTCCGCAAGGGTGAACCCATTTATCGGTGTTTAACTTGCGGTTTCGACGATACCTGTGCTCTCTGCTCCCATTGCTATCAACCCGAATACCACCAGGGTCACAAGGTCCACATCACCATATGCCAGCGTGAAAATGGAGGCGTTTGTGATTGCGGAGATCCAGAAGCTTGGGTCAAGGAGTATATCTGCCCTTATGCGGCTCATGATGATGAAAGCATTATCGTCAGAAACGAGAAAATGCCTGTAGACTTGGAACTGAGCTTTCTCCAGACGATAGAAACCTTGCTAGATTACGTTATCGACGTTATGAGCCAGTCCGACCAGCAGTTCGAAGATCCGGTAGAAGCAACGGAAGCTAAAGTAGAACTTAATGCGATCAACAGTACTCTTGACCCACTGAAATACGATTGTAGTACGGATAACTTCACCGACGCCAACAATGAGCGGTTCTTTCTCATGGTATACAACGATCAAATCAGACACTATAGAGATGCAGTCCAGCGTATCCATTTGGCCAGTAGGAAAGTAAAGCAATTTGCCGTCATGGTGACTGAAAAAGTGCAGAACTACGGCAAAGCCAAGGTGATAAGCTCCAAGAATATCAAGTTATTACTCGAAAGACAAAAGATTTTGAGTGCTACGGGTCTTTCAACATGTATAAGATCTCACAGAGACGTTTTTAGGGAAGATATGTGTGATGAGATCTTGATCTGGATCAACGATTTGACCGAAAGTGAgatgttcaagatgaacaaCTCAGCAAAAAATCTTTTTTGTAGAGCTTTTTGTGAAAAGTGGAAAAGCGGTCTTTTAGTTGCCACTCATGGAGACAACTCAAATCACCAATATAGAGTTGGAGCGCTAGATGCCTGTTCAAAAATCCCCAAATTGCCGTCTTCTAATACTGATAGAAAGACTCAACTACATTGGTTCTTTCAACCTTCAAAATGGAACTTACCTGAAGACATTTGCAGAGAATGCGATTACAATTtaacagaagaagactacGAGCCACATACTAGTCACTTGGGATCTCGTCTTCAGTATCTTATTTATTTGGATGTTAGATTCTGGAAGTCTATCAGAATCTATTTGCATGATATGTACTCGACTTCATTGATCACAAATTTATGGTATAAGCATATCATTTCCTGTCAATATGTGGACATATACCCTACCATTGCTGACATGTTCTTGACTATGGACAGAGAACCAGAGCTTAATGTTATGTGTACGTTGTCTACTCAGCTCTTCACGTGTCCTTCTAACTCCACTTCGATTGTTCAGCATGGTGATGTTTCGCGAATTTTTGCGTCCATATACGGTTTCTTAACTATTGAGGAAATCAGGTCACCTGAGTGTGTTGAAGTAACTCAAGAGATATCGAtgaaaagtttgaagaaCAGGATATGGGGCCAGATCTTCTTTGATATTGGTTACATATTGAGTAGATCTCGCGATTCAAAGTATATTTTGACTAGCAATATCATCCCCATGGCATGCGACATATTGGCATTATTTCAAGGTCGTCCGGTgatgaaaagagaaaagaagaaccatGTGGAATACGAAAGTCCCGATTACACTGCATTTTTCCATGCCATACTGGTCATCTATCAGTTTGGAGAATACATAGCCCATTCTTTGTCCAATTTAGGAGATATTGACCCTGAATTGAGGACATCCCTTAGTAAGAATGCTATTAAATATGTCATCAGCTTCTTGCTTAAGTTAGAAAACAATGACTACCCTGGTCTTATTGATGAATACGTTGACATTAACCTATCAATCGACAAAAAAATCTCAAAGGAACCCATAGGTGGAAATATCATCCAGTATTATAGAATTGACGAGGAAAAAGTCAGTTTCTTGCATCCaattcattctttcttgagTTGGTTGATAGAACTCTCTGATTTCAAGTCTCCTTCggaaattgttgaagtgCTTAACTCATCGACTGATTTCTACAGCATAACCTCTAGTGTTGATATTCCTAACCATTTGACTTCTATCTTTGACTATCCCATTAGAACAATAGTACTTATGTCACAAATTAAGTCTGGTTTCTGGGTGAGAAACGGGTTCAGTGTCAGATCTCAATTACAGCTTTATAGAAACACAGGATTGCGTGAAAGTGGGTATATGAGAGATCTTTTCCTAACACAAGTATTCATCAACTCAAATAGTCCTAACCTTGTTTGCTTCCTACTTTTCAGTCGCTGGTTATTAATGGACGGATGGTTGATTGACAGCAGAACGGTAAGAAATGAAGTCACTGATCTAGATTTGCAAGTTTCAGCGGATCTGTCGGCATTGTGCTACGACCTGAAGACCTTACCATACATGTTAGAGGAATGcatgaacttcttcattcatGTCTTGACTGAAGATCTTTATTTGCGTGGTCTCAAAGATGAGGTTATGATCCAAACaagaatcaagaaagagattgttCACAATTTGTGCTTCGGACCAATGAGTTACACGAAGTTGTGCTCTCAAATTCCGGATCATATCTTGTCAGAGAAGAGATTTGATCTAATATTGGCTGAAATGACAACATTTACAGCCCCAAATGGTGCAACTGACATTGGTGTTTATCATCTCAAAGATGAGTTTTATGATCAGATAAACCCATATTATTTCAACTATACCACAAATACAAAGGATGATGCAATTAAATTCGTGAAGGAAAGAATTCATAAGACCACAAGAAAACCAATTACTGAAATTGTTATCGATCCTAAGTTGAGGGACCCTGGCGAATTGGGAATTTACAGATATATTGGAAACTTTTCAGCCTCTGCTTATTTTTCCGATTTCTTAATTAGGACTTTGTCGTACATAAGCAAGGAGGGAATTGAAGAGGTTGAAAGTTTGCTAGAAACTGCATTACACTTGATACACATCTGCGCCTTTGAAAATACAATCGACATCAGTCAATACGGCACATTCTATGACAGATTTGTCAATATATCAGATGCATACGGAACATCGATTGCAGTGTTACTATACGAAATTTTAGCAAATGACCAGTTCAAAAATCACCATTCAAAAATTCGTTGTATTTTGAAGGTCTTTGAGGACAAGTACCAGAATTTGGGCAAGATCTTGAGTGATCAAATTGTAGATTATAATCCGTTGGTGATTGAGTTTCACACAAAGATGGATAATGATGAAAACGAATtcgagaagaaaagacGTATGGCGAAAGAAAGACAAGCAAAATTAATGGCAAAATTTAAGAAGCAACAGTCCCTGTTcctcaagaagaacaacatGGAAAGGAATTACTGCAGTGATATTGAAATGGAAGACTACGAAGATGAACATGGTTGGAGATTTCCAGAACCCCATTGTTTGCTTTGTCAGAATGCGGCAGAAGACGCTGGCCCATTTGGTATCATTACTTACATCTCCAAATCATCTGAGTTTCGCACCATCCCTTTCAATGACAAATTTTGGGTTTTGAAGGCATTTTCTGATAATGCTAGTTCAGATGTGAACGAAAATGCAGGAGACCCAgtaattgaagaagtcaaaagtgaaaagtGGCATAGGTTTATGGGCAAAATCAAGGAGAGCAATGTTATTGGCCCAGGATTCTCGCACAATGATCATGTTGAAAGCAAGTTGGTTTCGCTGAGCTGTGGGCATGGAATGCACTTTCAATGCTACATGAACTATTTGAATAGCAACAAGAGTCGCCTGAATCAAATCACTAGAAATTCACCGGAAAACGttgaaagaaaggaatttcTTTGTCCTTTATGTAAGGCCATAAATAACATGTTCATTCCAATATTATGGACCTCCAACAAGAGACTGTTGTCTCAATTTTTGAAACCTTTGCTGTTGCCAAATCCGTTCGATCACATTGATCCAAAAATTGTTCATAATCAGGATTGGTATAAAGAATTTACATTCATATCCGATAAGGACATTGAAGACATGTCCATTTTGACTAAAGCATCCACGGATATAATTTCTCTGTCATccaacaacgacttcaCCGGATCTCAGCACAGCTTCAGGGTTCTTTTGAGCAATATGTTCCAGATTTTGTCACTTCTTACATTCCCTCAAGTTTTTAAGGCTGACACAGTgtttgttcttctgaacACGATTAAGTCAATTGAAATATCATTGAGGGGAACATCCGCAAGGGGTGAGCTGATCATATATCAATTGTCCAATAACgctttgatcaacttgagaaCATTAAATGAATTCCGTAATACATGCGTTCTAATGAAGATCAAGAGCTGGATTCATACTCCCAATCCAAAAGGAGACGCCTATGCCAAGATGTTGGCCAATATCTTCTCGTTATCAAATGGCTCTATTAATTCATCCATTCTTGAGGCCGACTTCTTCGAATCGTTAGTGAACATTCTTCCTTTGCCGTCTTCTGGTTTTTCATTTAACGCCATATTAAACACATGTTTCACTGGTCACCTTATCCAGTGTCTCCATATATTGACTAGAGAAATTGCCTCTCATGATTTCTATAAAAGTCAGGATTATTCAGTTTTGGATATTCCTGTAATAGCCGATGTTGATATTAACAAGTCTAAAGTTGCTTTGTTAGCTTTCCAtaagttgaaattgtctGAGGATTTCCATGGAGATGACGCATCCattgaaaatgacgaaAAATTTGGACAGGTGATATACTCAATGTTAGTCAAGGCAAGTACATCATTCTTGAGAAGGGCAGCTATTTTTGCATACGTTCAATGTGCCAACGTAGAAAAACTTGATGTTTCCTCCGTAGAAGATCTAAGAGTTGAAGCTGATAGACtctgttctttcttgaatATCAAGACAATCGGCGAGTATCTAGAATTGTTTATTTTGCCAAATAAGTCATACGAAGGTTGTGTCTTTCAAGGGTTTGTTGATTATGCAAGGAATTTGAACAAACCTGGATTTGAAAACTCAGAGACAAGAAAGGGATTAGAATATCCCGGAATGATTAGATTGACAGAACTTCCAGAAAGATTGGACCACTTTTTCACAAGATATTACTATCTGGATAAGTACAACAATCCACACATGACAATTGAAGATCCTGCCATTTGTCTCTTCTGTGGTGCCGTTGTCGATGCTCAAAAGCCAGCCATTGGTTGCAAGGAGGGCCAGTGTACGACACACTACTTAAAAGAATGTGCACATGACGTTGGAATCTTCCTATTGCCCAAAGAGCGAAGcatgttgttgttgcaCAAGAATGGAGGCACTTTCTACAATGCTCCTTTCTTGGACCAACATGGAGAGTTAGCAGGAGAGTCAAAAAAGGCAAAGACACTCCACTTGATGAAAGCAAGATATGACGAGTTTATTAAGAACGTTTGGTTGCTGCACAATATCCAAAACATTATCGCCAGAAACTTAGAACGTGTTCTTGACGCTGGAGGCTGGGATACTCTATAG